The following are from one region of the Tenacibaculum dicentrarchi genome:
- a CDS encoding exonuclease domain-containing protein: MYAILDIETTGGKFNEEGITEIAIHKFDGHQVVDQFISLINPEREIQEFVVKLTGINSNMLRNAPKFYEVAKRILEITEDCIIIAHNASFDYRILRTEFDRLGYDYQRNTLCTVALSKKLISEAPSHSLGKLCKFIGIPMSDRHRANGDALATVQLFKLLLEKDIDKSIIQQSIKYADNRHIKQRYLKILDKLPEKEGLFYVHSEQGVIIFIGRGKNIKNEVNKLLLKDSPKGLKIIKRIHEITYQETGNLLFTRLKYHLELLKLKPKYNVIRKPKISNKNFNHDTFLIFDKGRNPEEHAVVLIENNIVLGYTYTNLAFQENNLSVLKSMITPIENNQIAKTIIKNYLLKNKVSKIVRLVNDTEN, from the coding sequence TTGTACGCAATTTTAGATATTGAAACCACAGGAGGAAAATTTAACGAAGAAGGAATTACAGAAATTGCCATTCATAAATTTGATGGGCATCAAGTTGTTGATCAATTTATCAGTTTAATAAACCCTGAACGAGAAATTCAAGAATTTGTTGTTAAATTAACAGGTATTAACAGCAATATGCTTCGTAATGCTCCTAAATTTTATGAGGTAGCAAAACGCATTCTTGAAATTACAGAAGACTGTATTATTATAGCACATAATGCGAGTTTTGATTATCGAATTTTACGCACAGAATTTGACCGACTAGGCTATGACTATCAAAGAAATACTCTTTGTACCGTAGCACTAAGTAAAAAACTAATTTCAGAAGCTCCCTCACATAGTTTAGGTAAATTATGTAAGTTTATCGGTATTCCGATGAGCGACAGACACCGAGCAAACGGCGATGCCTTGGCAACTGTTCAGTTATTTAAACTTCTATTAGAAAAAGATATTGATAAAAGTATTATTCAGCAATCTATAAAATATGCCGATAACAGACATATAAAACAACGTTATTTAAAAATTTTAGATAAATTACCCGAAAAAGAAGGGCTTTTTTATGTGCATAGTGAACAAGGTGTTATTATTTTTATAGGTAGAGGTAAAAATATAAAGAATGAAGTAAACAAACTTCTTTTAAAAGATAGTCCTAAAGGGTTAAAAATAATAAAAAGAATACACGAAATTACCTATCAAGAAACAGGAAATTTACTATTTACCCGCTTAAAATATCATTTAGAACTACTTAAATTAAAACCTAAGTATAATGTTATTCGTAAGCCAAAAATTTCTAATAAAAACTTTAATCATGATACTTTTTTAATTTTTGATAAAGGAAGAAACCCTGAAGAGCATGCTGTTGTTTTAATTGAAAATAATATCGTTTTAGGATATACCTATACTAATTTAGCCTTTCAAGAAAATAATTTATCGGTTTTAAAATCGATGATAACACCTATTGAAAATAATCAAATTGCAAAAACAATTATCAAAAATTATTTATTAAAAAATAAAGTTTCCAAAATTGTACGTTTAGTAAACGATACTGAAAATTAA
- a CDS encoding TonB-dependent receptor — protein sequence MKKITLLFFAMLCSSLIWAQSKISGTIVDSANQPLPGANIIEKGTANGANSDFNGAFNLTVQNNAILVVSFSGFETQEIALKGKKNIKIILKEGLELDEVVITGSRTPSRSNTTSALPIDVVSAKDLQSTGQATFDKALQYKIPSFNTVQTPVNDATSLLDPYEIRNMGPSRTLILINGKRKNLSSLLYTQTSPGRGETGSDISGIPTDAIKTVQVLRDGASAQYGSDAIAGVINIILKDDAKNGSATLRSGITGQGDGKMLGVSINNGTTIGDDKGFVNYTADISKTALSNRPGTVDAAGEFADFYDPDAQNPITLTDVQNYLKRHPDADNINGSPQLAASKFSINAGYTLSETTDIYANAAYVFKKVNSFANHRTPYWRTLDKKTGYPYLADFYPGSHPTNAGGYDGYTPTFEGDLSDYNATIGFKTKKNDWNIDVSFTTGGNSQTYRVSESHNRNIVHSASTWIDANKNGIVDTGEITEGSELYRANSKKSFDPGGTAFSHNVGNIDVSRILSDKVSVAFGTEFRSEEFEVIAGELGSYDGGGADSFAGNSLENSGKFSRYNLGGYASLDYDVNDDFLLSGTARVENYSDFGSTFVWKLSSRYKFSDDKYTVRGSVSTGFRAPTLHQIYTQKAQYSFVPGQGIQVGGLVNNVSSQKGLLGLPDLTAEESTNITVGIGAKPFRNFSFTLDYYNIKVDDRVILSTEVKPPNTPTFSGLSDVSFFLNAIDTKTSGLDVVIGYKNIEVADGKLGFNLSGNYTIENKRVGAVKNPKFVADSNQSVVNDTQEALFFTSRPQTKWILGTTYDIGKFGISLNNTYFGKTKFAQQGLQDLEGLFTNASDIPAGAVSDGSSDLRTEFIPKVVTDLGINFSATDRITIALNVNNILNVLPEWKFTEATPTGQAILNGAAVSNSPSNLITFNQRYSQMTYDGYHFSQLGTMFNLSVNYQF from the coding sequence ATGAAAAAAATTACACTTTTATTTTTCGCTATGCTGTGTAGTAGTCTTATTTGGGCGCAGTCAAAAATTTCAGGAACTATTGTCGATAGCGCCAATCAACCGTTGCCTGGTGCAAATATTATCGAAAAAGGAACAGCCAACGGTGCTAATTCTGATTTTAACGGGGCTTTTAACCTAACCGTTCAAAATAATGCTATTTTAGTTGTTAGTTTTTCGGGGTTTGAAACCCAAGAAATTGCCTTAAAAGGTAAAAAGAATATTAAAATTATTTTAAAAGAAGGTTTAGAGTTAGACGAAGTTGTTATTACAGGTTCGCGAACTCCATCACGAAGTAATACCACAAGTGCTTTGCCTATTGATGTGGTGTCTGCTAAAGATTTACAATCTACCGGGCAGGCTACTTTTGATAAAGCTTTACAATATAAAATTCCATCTTTTAACACGGTTCAAACACCTGTTAATGATGCAACTTCTTTATTAGATCCGTATGAAATTAGAAATATGGGACCTAGTAGAACTTTAATTTTAATTAACGGTAAACGTAAAAATTTAAGTTCTTTATTATATACCCAAACTTCGCCAGGACGTGGTGAAACAGGTTCTGATATTTCAGGAATCCCTACCGATGCCATTAAAACAGTGCAGGTTCTTAGAGATGGCGCTTCGGCTCAGTATGGTTCTGATGCTATTGCGGGGGTTATTAATATTATTTTAAAAGATGATGCCAAAAATGGTTCAGCAACATTAAGGTCAGGAATTACAGGGCAAGGTGATGGTAAAATGTTGGGGGTAAGCATAAATAATGGAACTACAATTGGTGATGATAAAGGTTTTGTAAACTATACGGCTGATATTTCTAAAACAGCATTATCGAACAGACCTGGTACTGTTGATGCAGCGGGTGAATTTGCCGATTTTTACGACCCCGATGCTCAAAATCCAATTACACTTACCGATGTTCAAAACTATTTAAAAAGACATCCTGATGCTGACAATATTAATGGATCACCACAGTTAGCGGCTTCTAAATTTTCAATTAACGCAGGATATACACTTAGTGAAACTACCGATATTTATGCCAATGCAGCATACGTGTTTAAAAAAGTAAATTCGTTTGCAAACCACAGAACACCTTATTGGAGAACGTTAGATAAAAAAACAGGCTATCCTTATTTGGCTGATTTTTATCCTGGAAGTCATCCGACAAATGCGGGTGGATACGACGGTTATACCCCAACTTTTGAAGGAGATTTAAGTGACTATAATGCTACAATTGGTTTTAAAACCAAGAAAAATGATTGGAATATTGACGTAAGCTTTACCACGGGAGGGAATTCACAAACTTATAGAGTTAGTGAATCTCATAACAGAAATATTGTCCACTCTGCTTCTACTTGGATTGACGCAAATAAAAATGGTATTGTTGATACTGGCGAAATAACCGAAGGTTCAGAATTATACAGAGCAAATAGTAAAAAATCTTTTGATCCGGGAGGAACTGCTTTTTCTCATAATGTAGGAAATATTGATGTTTCAAGAATACTTTCCGATAAAGTAAGTGTTGCTTTTGGTACGGAATTTAGGTCAGAAGAGTTTGAAGTAATCGCTGGTGAATTAGGTTCTTATGATGGTGGTGGTGCCGATTCATTTGCAGGAAACAGCCTTGAAAATTCAGGTAAATTTAGCCGTTATAATTTAGGAGGATACGCAAGTTTAGATTATGACGTTAATGACGATTTTTTACTTAGCGGAACTGCAAGAGTTGAAAACTACTCTGATTTTGGAAGTACTTTTGTATGGAAGTTAAGTTCTCGTTATAAATTTTCTGATGATAAATATACCGTAAGAGGTTCGGTTTCTACAGGATTTAGAGCACCAACATTACATCAAATTTATACACAAAAAGCACAATATAGCTTTGTACCAGGACAAGGAATACAAGTTGGTGGTTTGGTAAATAACGTATCATCGCAAAAAGGATTATTAGGATTGCCTGATTTAACCGCCGAAGAATCTACTAATATAACTGTTGGTATTGGAGCTAAACCTTTTAGAAATTTCTCTTTCACACTAGACTATTACAATATTAAAGTTGACGACAGAGTAATTTTAAGTACCGAAGTAAAACCACCAAATACCCCTACTTTTAGCGGATTGTCAGACGTTAGTTTCTTTTTAAACGCTATTGACACTAAAACTTCTGGTTTAGATGTGGTTATTGGTTACAAAAATATTGAAGTTGCCGATGGTAAATTAGGCTTTAACTTATCGGGTAATTACACTATTGAAAACAAGCGAGTTGGCGCAGTTAAAAACCCGAAATTTGTTGCAGATTCAAATCAATCGGTAGTAAATGATACACAAGAAGCTTTATTTTTTACCTCAAGACCGCAAACAAAATGGATTTTAGGAACTACCTACGATATTGGTAAATTCGGAATATCATTAAACAACACTTATTTTGGTAAAACAAAATTTGCACAACAAGGACTGCAAGATTTAGAAGGATTATTTACCAATGCTTCCGATATTCCTGCTGGAGCAGTTTCTGACGGAAGTTCAGATTTAAGAACCGAGTTTATTCCAAAAGTAGTAACCGATTTAGGTATCAATTTTAGCGCAACCGACCGAATTACCATTGCTTTAAACGTAAATAATATTTTAAACGTTTTACCAGAATGGAAATTTACAGAAGCAACCCCAACAGGGCAAGCAATTTTAAATGGTGCAGCTGTTAGCAACTCGCCATCAAACTTAATTACCTTTAACCAACGTTATTCACAAATGACTTATGATGGTTATCATTTTAGTCAATTAGGAACGATGTTTAATTTATCTGTGAATTATCAATTTTAA
- a CDS encoding DUF1015 domain-containing protein produces MAIVKPFKAVRATRDKVGLVSSKSYEIYSPEMLNAKLAFNPYTFLHVLNPGYKYHKQDIIGEQRFKLVHNRYLEFKDDGIFTKDKVAGFYIYQKTTATASFCGIIAATSVDDYHNNVIKKHEGTLQERELLFENYLKNTGFNTEPVLLTYPDNSVITAIIKKYKATRPEYEFSTTDKEHHLLWLVNNKEDITQITTAFQAIDTLYIADGHHRSTSACLLAKNLAKENPNHTGNEKYNFFMSYLLPESQLSIYEFNRFITDLNGLTPEEFLIELDTFFRIENRGQELYKPKEKHQFSMYLNGEFYALNLRLSRYKFTDALSKLDAQVLYTTVLKPILGIDDIRNASKILYSQDKSDGLELKTKVDSGKFKVSFGMLPTSINELKQIVDADMLMPPKTTYIEPKLRSALTIYEF; encoded by the coding sequence ATGGCAATTGTAAAACCGTTTAAAGCTGTTAGAGCTACTAGAGACAAGGTGGGGTTAGTTTCATCAAAATCGTATGAAATTTATAGCCCAGAAATGTTAAATGCTAAATTAGCGTTTAATCCTTATACATTTTTACATGTTTTAAACCCTGGTTATAAATATCATAAACAAGATATTATAGGCGAACAACGCTTTAAATTGGTACACAATCGGTATTTAGAATTTAAAGATGATGGTATTTTTACCAAAGATAAGGTTGCGGGGTTTTATATTTATCAAAAAACAACCGCAACGGCATCTTTTTGTGGTATTATTGCAGCAACTTCTGTGGATGATTATCATAATAATGTCATTAAAAAACACGAAGGAACGCTTCAGGAAAGAGAGTTATTATTTGAAAATTATTTAAAAAATACGGGTTTTAATACCGAACCTGTATTGCTTACTTATCCTGATAATAGTGTCATTACCGCTATTATTAAAAAATATAAAGCAACTAGACCTGAATATGAATTTTCAACCACCGATAAAGAGCATCATTTGTTATGGCTGGTTAATAATAAAGAGGATATTACACAAATAACCACTGCTTTTCAAGCAATCGATACCTTGTATATTGCCGATGGGCATCATCGGTCTACCTCTGCTTGTTTATTGGCTAAAAACTTAGCAAAAGAAAACCCGAATCATACAGGAAATGAAAAATACAACTTTTTTATGAGTTATTTGTTGCCTGAAAGTCAATTGAGTATTTATGAATTTAATCGATTTATTACCGATTTAAACGGCCTAACTCCTGAAGAATTTTTAATTGAATTAGATACTTTTTTTAGAATAGAAAACAGGGGACAAGAATTATACAAACCCAAAGAAAAGCATCAATTTAGCATGTATTTAAATGGCGAATTTTATGCCTTAAACTTACGCTTGTCAAGATATAAATTTACAGATGCTTTAAGTAAATTAGATGCGCAAGTTTTATATACTACTGTTTTAAAACCTATTTTAGGCATCGATGATATTCGAAATGCCTCTAAAATTTTATATTCTCAAGATAAATCGGACGGTTTAGAATTAAAAACAAAAGTTGATAGCGGTAAATTTAAAGTTTCCTTCGGAATGCTACCAACCTCTATTAATGAGCTTAAGCAAATTGTAGATGCCGATATGTTAATGCCTCCAAAAACAACCTATATAGAGCCTAAGTTAAGAAGTGCTTTAACTATTTACGAGTTTTAG
- a CDS encoding NAD(P)-dependent oxidoreductase, translating into MKILVNDGILDGGTATLENAGFEVITTKVAQEQLDNFINEEQINVVVIKNSTEIHAELIDNCPTLKLIANASTTNDNIDVIYAQECGVQIINVSDASANAVAELVFAHLLTMARFLHQANREMPLEGDTSFNALKKQFSAGTEVRGKTLGIIGMSIEGQQVAKLALGLGMKVIAYDVEFGDSITIPVEFYNGQAIDIEIDFTSADDLLKEADFITVHLASEENHIIGVKEFEKMKKGVGFINVSQSGLVDEIALVNAIESGKVQYAGLDTFENQPTPEIQLLMNPELSLSPNIASFTVESQHKIGTELANKIINSLHV; encoded by the coding sequence ATGAAAATATTAGTAAACGACGGAATCTTAGACGGTGGAACAGCTACCCTAGAAAATGCAGGATTTGAAGTAATAACAACCAAAGTTGCGCAAGAACAGCTAGACAACTTTATCAATGAAGAGCAAATTAATGTTGTTGTTATCAAAAACAGCACAGAAATTCATGCCGAACTGATCGATAATTGCCCTACCTTAAAACTAATTGCAAACGCAAGCACAACCAACGATAATATTGATGTTATTTACGCCCAAGAATGTGGTGTGCAAATTATTAATGTTTCAGATGCAAGTGCCAATGCTGTTGCCGAATTGGTTTTTGCTCATTTATTAACAATGGCTCGTTTTTTACACCAAGCCAATAGAGAAATGCCTTTAGAAGGTGATACGAGTTTTAATGCTTTAAAGAAACAATTTTCAGCAGGAACTGAAGTTCGTGGAAAAACTCTAGGGATTATAGGAATGAGTATCGAAGGACAACAGGTAGCAAAACTTGCCTTAGGTTTAGGGATGAAAGTTATTGCCTACGATGTTGAATTTGGTGATTCAATTACAATTCCTGTTGAATTTTACAACGGACAAGCTATTGATATTGAAATCGATTTTACCTCAGCTGATGACTTACTAAAAGAAGCTGATTTTATTACGGTACATTTAGCATCCGAAGAAAATCATATTATTGGTGTTAAAGAGTTTGAAAAAATGAAAAAAGGTGTTGGTTTTATCAACGTTTCCCAAAGTGGTTTGGTAGATGAAATTGCCCTTGTAAATGCCATTGAAAGCGGAAAAGTACAGTATGCTGGTTTAGATACTTTTGAAAATCAGCCTACACCAGAAATTCAATTATTAATGAATCCTGAGCTATCTTTAAGCCCTAATATTGCTTCTTTTACCGTAGAATCACAACATAAAATAGGAACGGAATTGGCAAATAAAATTATTAATTCATTACACGTATAA
- a CDS encoding YggS family pyridoxal phosphate-dependent enzyme: MTGIKENLIEIKKTIPANVTLVAVSKTKPIADIQEAYNAGQRVFGENKIQEMVTKFDALPKDIEWHMIGHLQSNKVKYMAHFVNLIHGVDSFKTLKEINKQAKKHHRVINCLLQARIAKEETKFGLSFLDIDTIISSEELLELQNIKIVGFMGMATFTDNQKQLEDEFTCLANFFKNKQKTTLKPTILSMGMSGDYQLAIKNGSTMVRIGSAIFGVRNYIV, encoded by the coding sequence ATGACAGGAATTAAAGAAAATCTTATCGAAATAAAAAAAACAATTCCAGCGAATGTAACTTTAGTTGCTGTTTCGAAAACCAAACCTATTGCCGATATTCAAGAGGCTTACAATGCTGGGCAACGAGTATTTGGTGAAAATAAAATTCAGGAAATGGTTACAAAATTTGATGCCTTGCCAAAAGACATTGAATGGCATATGATAGGGCATTTACAAAGCAATAAAGTTAAATATATGGCGCATTTTGTAAATTTAATTCATGGAGTTGATAGCTTTAAAACCTTAAAAGAAATTAATAAACAAGCTAAAAAACACCACCGTGTAATTAATTGTTTATTACAAGCTCGTATTGCCAAAGAAGAAACAAAATTTGGCTTGTCATTTTTAGATATTGATACTATTATTTCATCCGAAGAACTTTTAGAACTGCAAAATATAAAGATTGTAGGCTTTATGGGAATGGCTACTTTTACCGATAATCAAAAACAATTAGAAGATGAATTTACTTGTTTAGCTAATTTTTTCAAAAACAAACAAAAAACAACTCTTAAACCAACAATATTATCAATGGGAATGAGTGGTGATTATCAGCTAGCTATAAAAAACGGAAGTACTATGGTACGAATTGGTAGCGCTATTTTTGGCGTTCGAAATTATATTGTTTAG
- a CDS encoding 4Fe-4S binding protein yields the protein MAIIITDECINCGACEPECPNTAIYEGADDWKYADGTDLKGDLVLPSGQKANADTDQEPISDEIYFIVADKCTECKGFHEEPQCAAVCPVDCCVPDDDNVETDEELLAKQRFMHNE from the coding sequence ATGGCTATTATTATAACAGATGAGTGTATAAATTGTGGAGCCTGTGAACCAGAGTGTCCGAATACGGCAATTTATGAAGGCGCTGATGATTGGAAATATGCAGATGGTACTGATTTAAAAGGGGATTTAGTATTGCCTAGCGGACAAAAAGCCAATGCAGATACCGATCAAGAGCCTATTTCTGATGAAATATATTTTATCGTAGCAGATAAATGTACAGAGTGTAAAGGTTTTCATGAAGAGCCACAATGTGCGGCAGTTTGCCCAGTAGATTGTTGTGTTCCTGATGACGATAACGTAGAAACAGATGAAGAGTTGTTAGCAAAACAGCGTTTTATGCATAACGAATAA
- the serC gene encoding 3-phosphoserine/phosphohydroxythreonine transaminase has translation MKKHNFSAGPCILPEEVLQKASEAIINFNNDDLSLVEISHRSTSFVNVIENARSLALELLGLENKGYTALFLQGGASNQFLMTAYNLLNKKAAYLNTGTWSSKAIKEAKLFGEIVTVASSEDKNFNYIPKNYSIPTDADYFHCTSNNTIYGTQMKSFPETEVPLICDMSSDIFSRELDFSKFDLIYAGAQKNMGPAGTTLVIVKNDILGKVERIIPSMLNYQTFIDKDSMFNTPPVFAVYTSMLTLEWLKKLGGIPFIEKVNEQKSALLYAEIDRNQLFTGSAIKEDRSHMNATFTITSGIASEALKNKFDTLWRQANINGLDGHRSIGGYRASMYNALPLYSVQALVDVMQELERTS, from the coding sequence ATGAAAAAACATAACTTTAGCGCAGGTCCTTGTATTTTACCTGAAGAAGTTTTACAAAAAGCATCCGAAGCAATTATTAATTTTAATAATGATGACTTATCGTTAGTTGAAATTTCTCACAGAAGTACCTCTTTTGTAAATGTGATTGAAAATGCGCGTAGTTTAGCCTTAGAATTACTAGGTTTAGAAAACAAAGGTTATACGGCATTGTTTTTACAAGGTGGTGCAAGCAATCAGTTTTTAATGACCGCGTATAATTTATTAAACAAAAAAGCGGCGTACTTAAATACTGGAACTTGGAGTTCAAAAGCCATAAAAGAAGCAAAATTATTCGGCGAAATTGTTACCGTTGCTTCATCCGAAGATAAAAACTTTAATTACATTCCTAAAAATTATAGCATTCCTACCGATGCCGATTATTTTCATTGCACGAGCAATAATACTATTTATGGAACGCAAATGAAAAGTTTCCCAGAAACGGAAGTTCCTTTAATATGTGATATGAGTTCCGATATTTTTTCGCGTGAATTAGATTTTTCAAAATTTGATTTAATTTATGCAGGCGCACAAAAAAACATGGGTCCGGCGGGAACAACGCTTGTTATCGTAAAAAACGATATTTTAGGAAAAGTGGAACGTATTATTCCTTCAATGTTAAATTATCAAACGTTTATCGATAAAGATAGCATGTTTAATACACCGCCTGTTTTTGCGGTTTACACCTCAATGCTAACCCTAGAATGGTTAAAAAAATTAGGTGGAATTCCGTTTATTGAAAAAGTAAACGAACAAAAATCGGCACTTTTATATGCTGAAATCGATAGAAACCAATTATTTACAGGAAGTGCTATAAAAGAAGATCGTAGCCATATGAATGCGACCTTTACTATTACATCGGGTATCGCATCCGAAGCTTTAAAAAATAAATTTGATACACTTTGGAGACAAGCAAATATTAATGGTTTAGATGGTCATAGAAGTATTGGCGGATATCGTGCTAGTATGTACAATGCCTTGCCTTTATACAGTGTTCAGGCTTTGGTCGATGTGATGCAAGAACTCGAAAGAACAAGTTAA
- a CDS encoding acyl-CoA reductase gives MDTIQNRIDAFIKLGVFLEQFSHEDIQKKENIPHNDLFFDGFKHQLKIAEENNKWFTRQNLLFAIKSWAEALSEENIQQWIANENLGKNTPKNVAIIMAGNIPLVGFHDFLSVLISGHSVLVKQSSNDKHLMPFLAKYLEYVAPQLKGKITFTQEKLTDFDAVIATGSNNTARYFEYYFKNKPSIIRKSRNSVAVLTGNETAEDFENLSNDIFHYFGLGCRSVSKLFVPKNYDFESFFKGMYNKQDIINNAKYANNYDYNKTVYLMSEFDILENGFLMIKEDPSYTSPIATIFYEYYDTITELKTKLEIEKEKIQCIVARNFMENEIAFGQTQHPTLSDYADGVNTLAFLSKI, from the coding sequence ATGGATACAATCCAAAACAGAATCGATGCTTTTATTAAATTAGGAGTCTTTTTAGAACAGTTTTCTCATGAGGATATTCAAAAGAAAGAAAACATTCCCCATAACGACTTATTTTTTGATGGTTTTAAACATCAATTAAAAATAGCCGAAGAAAATAATAAATGGTTTACCCGTCAAAATTTATTATTTGCCATAAAAAGTTGGGCAGAAGCTTTATCCGAAGAAAATATTCAGCAATGGATTGCTAACGAAAATTTAGGTAAAAATACGCCTAAAAATGTAGCGATTATTATGGCGGGAAATATTCCGTTGGTTGGTTTTCATGATTTTTTATCAGTATTAATTTCGGGGCATTCGGTTTTGGTAAAACAATCGTCAAACGATAAACATTTAATGCCTTTTTTAGCAAAATATTTAGAATATGTTGCACCTCAACTAAAAGGAAAAATTACTTTTACCCAAGAAAAACTAACTGATTTTGATGCCGTTATTGCTACAGGAAGCAATAATACAGCCCGTTATTTTGAATATTATTTTAAAAATAAGCCGAGTATCATTAGAAAAAGTAGAAATTCTGTAGCCGTTTTAACAGGAAACGAAACTGCTGAAGATTTTGAAAATTTAAGCAATGATATTTTTCATTATTTTGGATTAGGTTGTCGTTCGGTTTCAAAATTATTTGTCCCTAAAAACTATGATTTCGAATCCTTTTTTAAAGGAATGTACAACAAACAAGATATTATTAACAACGCCAAATACGCCAATAATTACGATTATAATAAAACGGTGTATTTAATGAGCGAGTTTGATATTTTAGAAAACGGCTTTTTAATGATTAAAGAAGACCCAAGCTACACCTCGCCTATTGCTACTATTTTTTATGAATATTACGATACTATTACCGAGCTGAAAACAAAACTTGAAATCGAAAAAGAAAAAATACAGTGTATTGTTGCCCGTAATTTTATGGAAAATGAAATTGCTTTTGGACAAACTCAGCATCCTACATTATCCGATTATGCCGATGGCGTAAATACCTTAGCTTTTTTATCAAAAATTTAA
- a CDS encoding alpha/beta hydrolase produces the protein MNLINTNLLPPSLTIPKPIIFSAKFTQFFSTHLTAKFAALLFSTPVKFPIPKREKVMLASSQKKTIFVESIGKNIEVLSYGYSHKKVLLVHGWAGRSTQLFMMADKLLEQGYMVISFDGPAHGNSSGKTTAMPEFIATITQIEKQFGPFEAAVGHSFGGMCLYNSVADGFNINKLVSIGAPDYISEVLLNFSKNLNVKPRVAIKMKQFFDEKWQVDIEQHSASIVAKKITIPTLVVHDTADGDVSVNCAVNIRKNLQKGTLLMTQGLGHTKILRNKKVTADIVKFICD, from the coding sequence ATGAATTTAATAAATACAAATTTACTCCCCCCTAGCTTAACAATTCCTAAACCTATTATTTTTTCAGCTAAATTTACACAGTTTTTTTCAACACATTTAACAGCTAAATTTGCGGCACTTCTTTTTAGTACTCCTGTAAAATTTCCAATTCCAAAACGAGAAAAAGTAATGTTGGCTAGCTCCCAAAAGAAAACAATTTTTGTAGAAAGTATTGGTAAAAATATTGAAGTTTTATCCTACGGATATTCTCATAAAAAAGTATTATTGGTACACGGTTGGGCTGGTAGAAGTACGCAATTATTTATGATGGCTGATAAATTATTAGAACAAGGTTATATGGTTATATCTTTTGATGGTCCGGCGCATGGAAATTCCTCAGGAAAAACCACAGCAATGCCCGAATTTATAGCTACCATTACTCAAATTGAAAAGCAATTTGGTCCTTTTGAAGCCGCTGTCGGGCATTCTTTTGGCGGTATGTGCTTGTATAATAGTGTTGCTGATGGTTTTAATATTAATAAATTAGTAAGCATTGGTGCACCTGATTATATTTCGGAGGTATTGCTTAATTTTTCAAAAAACTTAAACGTAAAACCCCGTGTTGCCATTAAAATGAAACAGTTTTTTGATGAAAAATGGCAAGTAGATATTGAACAGCATTCCGCTAGCATAGTGGCTAAAAAAATTACCATTCCAACATTGGTTGTGCATGATACTGCCGATGGTGATGTCTCGGTTAATTGTGCTGTAAATATTCGTAAAAACTTACAAAAAGGAACACTTTTAATGACCCAAGGATTAGGACATACCAAAATACTACGCAATAAAAAAGTAACTGCTGATATTGTTAAATTTATATGTGATTAA